The proteins below come from a single Tissierella sp. MB52-C2 genomic window:
- a CDS encoding MATE family efflux transporter, with amino-acid sequence MKNKSTFLKRFDKESIIIIIALALPAMIENILQVLIGVVDTYFIGKIGTEAIAGVGVTNLIMNIYIAFFLALGVGTTAIVSRNIGANNIENANNAVRQSIIMALGIGTIFGIINFIFSRDILLILGAEERVIQYALPYFFSVAIPSVFLCLMMILSSSLRGAGDTKTPMKIAIVANIINIVLDYILIFGIFNFNGLGILGAGIATTISRIVGVILLLKKINNDKTKIHINILEKWYIDKDILKSITKIGLPAAIEKLIMRFGQLVYGGMIIKIGTEAYAAHNIAGTIETFSYLPGMGFGVAAATLVGQSLGAKKNDEAKKIGLMSYFLATGFMVVVGAIFYIFAPFLAGIFSEDPEVIDLVVKVLRIIALVQPFLCITLVITSALQGAGDTRFPMYSTFIGIWGVRVLGVYLLGIRLNLGLVGVWLAISIDIIVRGIILMIRFMKDKWKEIKIE; translated from the coding sequence ATGAAAAATAAGTCAACTTTTTTAAAAAGATTTGATAAAGAAAGTATTATCATTATAATAGCTTTAGCTTTACCGGCAATGATTGAAAATATCTTGCAGGTTCTTATTGGCGTTGTGGATACATATTTTATTGGAAAAATCGGTACAGAAGCTATAGCTGGTGTTGGGGTTACAAATCTGATTATGAATATTTATATCGCCTTCTTTCTCGCACTAGGAGTGGGGACTACTGCCATTGTATCTAGGAATATAGGTGCTAATAATATTGAAAATGCTAATAATGCAGTAAGACAATCTATCATAATGGCTTTAGGTATAGGTACAATATTTGGAATAATAAACTTCATTTTTTCTAGAGATATATTACTTATTTTAGGTGCAGAAGAAAGAGTAATTCAATATGCCTTACCTTATTTTTTCTCTGTAGCAATTCCATCAGTTTTCTTATGTCTTATGATGATTTTATCTAGTAGTCTACGGGGTGCGGGAGATACTAAAACCCCTATGAAAATAGCAATTGTAGCCAATATTATTAATATAGTACTTGATTATATATTAATATTTGGTATATTTAATTTTAACGGACTTGGCATTTTAGGAGCAGGTATAGCAACAACAATCTCTAGAATAGTTGGAGTTATTCTTTTGCTAAAAAAAATAAATAACGATAAAACTAAAATACATATTAATATATTAGAGAAATGGTATATTGACAAAGATATTTTAAAATCCATTACTAAAATAGGGTTACCAGCTGCGATTGAAAAACTCATTATGAGATTTGGACAGCTTGTATATGGAGGTATGATAATAAAAATTGGTACTGAAGCATATGCAGCTCATAATATAGCAGGAACCATAGAAACATTTTCTTACTTACCAGGAATGGGTTTCGGAGTAGCAGCGGCTACCCTTGTTGGACAAAGCCTTGGTGCAAAAAAAAATGATGAAGCTAAAAAAATTGGATTGATGTCTTATTTTCTTGCAACAGGGTTTATGGTAGTAGTAGGTGCTATTTTCTATATATTTGCTCCATTTCTCGCAGGAATATTTAGTGAAGATCCAGAAGTAATTGATCTAGTTGTTAAAGTACTAAGAATTATAGCATTAGTTCAGCCATTCCTATGTATAACCCTAGTAATCACTTCAGCACTCCAGGGAGCAGGAGATACCAGATTTCCAATGTACTCAACTTTTATTGGGATATGGGGAGTACGAGTATTGGGAGTATATCTATTAGGAATAAGATTAAACTTAGGATTAGTTGGTGTATGGTTGGCAATTTCTATAGATATAATAGTCAGAGGAATTATTTTAATGATTCGATTTATGAAGGATAAATGGAAAGAAATAAAAATAGAATAA
- a CDS encoding metal-sensing transcriptional repressor, with translation MNEHNHPHSKQIINRMSRIIGHAEAVKRMIEEGKECSEILIQIAAVKAALNNTGKLILQDHINHCIVEAIENNDNEPLEKLNAAIDKFIK, from the coding sequence ATGAATGAACATAATCATCCTCATAGTAAACAAATTATTAATAGAATGTCAAGAATCATTGGACATGCAGAAGCAGTAAAAAGAATGATAGAAGAAGGAAAAGAATGTAGTGAAATACTTATACAAATAGCGGCAGTTAAGGCAGCGCTTAATAATACTGGAAAGCTAATTTTGCAAGATCATATAAATCACTGTATTGTAGAAGCTATTGAAAATAATGATAATGAGCCATTGGAAAAATTAAATGCTGCTATAGATAAATTTATTAAGTGA
- a CDS encoding DUF4180 domain-containing protein encodes MKINTIKENNIDIAIVNSKDILITDVQSALDFMMTIQYKTNCNRIVLNKSAICEDFFNLSTKIAGEILQKFVTYQVKMAIVGDFSEYTSKSLRDFIYECNKGKDIFFLSDEKESIKKLSMV; translated from the coding sequence ATGAAAATAAATACTATAAAAGAGAATAATATAGACATTGCTATTGTAAATAGTAAGGATATATTGATAACAGATGTTCAGTCAGCATTGGATTTTATGATGACGATACAGTATAAAACTAACTGTAATCGTATAGTTTTGAACAAATCGGCAATATGTGAAGATTTTTTTAATTTAAGTACAAAAATTGCTGGTGAAATATTACAAAAATTTGTTACTTATCAAGTGAAAATGGCTATTGTAGGAGACTTTTCTGAATATACAAGTAAGAGCTTGAGGGATTTTATTTATGAATGTAATAAAGGAAAGGATATATTTTTCTTATCTGATGAAAAAGAATCCATTAAAAAATTAAGTATGGTATAG